One region of Neisseria mucosa genomic DNA includes:
- a CDS encoding efflux transporter periplasmic adaptor subunit codes for MAKIINKWTVGITVAAVLGFAAWSYFQPEPQTSYITETVKRGDISQTVSATGEISPSNLVSVGVQASGQIKKLYVKLGQQVKKGDLIAEINSTTQVNTLNTEKSKLETYQAKLVSAEIALNSAEKKYKREAALWKENATSKEDLESAQDALAAAKANVAELKASIKQTKISINTAESELGYTRITATMDGTVVAIPVEEGQTVNAVQSTPTIIQLANLDTMLNKMQIAEGDITKVKAGQDISFTILSEPDTPIKAKLDSVDPGLTTMSLGSYTTSTDTTSNAIYYYARALVPNPDGKLSIGMTTQNTIEINGVKNVLLVPTLTIKKHDGKSFVSVLGADGKASEREITVGLKDSMNTEVKSGLKEGDKVVMSEMSAAEQAEAAQRAMQGPPR; via the coding sequence ATGGCAAAAATCATTAATAAATGGACGGTTGGAATAACGGTTGCTGCGGTACTTGGGTTTGCTGCGTGGTCTTATTTCCAGCCCGAACCTCAAACTTCTTACATCACGGAAACGGTCAAACGCGGTGACATCAGCCAGACGGTATCCGCTACGGGCGAGATTTCGCCGTCGAATCTGGTGTCGGTGGGCGTGCAGGCTTCGGGGCAGATTAAGAAGCTGTACGTCAAGCTCGGACAGCAGGTTAAAAAGGGCGATTTGATTGCGGAAATCAATTCGACCACTCAGGTGAACACGCTGAATACGGAAAAATCCAAGCTGGAAACGTATCAGGCGAAATTGGTTTCTGCCGAAATCGCGCTGAACAGCGCGGAGAAGAAATACAAGCGCGAAGCGGCTTTGTGGAAGGAAAACGCGACGTCCAAAGAGGATTTGGAAAGCGCGCAGGATGCGCTGGCTGCGGCTAAGGCGAACGTTGCCGAGCTGAAGGCTTCCATCAAGCAAACCAAAATTTCCATCAATACCGCCGAATCGGAATTGGGCTATACCCGCATTACCGCGACGATGGACGGTACGGTGGTGGCGATTCCGGTGGAAGAAGGGCAGACCGTGAACGCGGTGCAGTCCACGCCGACGATTATCCAGTTGGCGAATCTGGATACGATGTTGAACAAAATGCAGATTGCCGAAGGCGATATTACCAAGGTCAAAGCGGGGCAGGACATTTCGTTTACGATTCTGTCCGAACCGGATACGCCGATTAAGGCGAAGCTTGACAGCGTCGATCCGGGCTTGACCACGATGTCGCTGGGCAGCTACACCACCAGCACGGACACGACTTCCAATGCGATTTACTACTACGCCCGCGCTTTGGTGCCTAATCCCGACGGCAAACTTTCCATCGGTATGACGACGCAGAACACGATTGAAATCAACGGCGTGAAAAACGTTTTGCTCGTGCCGACGCTGACGATTAAAAAACACGACGGCAAATCGTTTGTCAGCGTTTTGGGCGCGGACGGTAAAGCTTCGGAACGCGAGATTACGGTCGGTCTGAAAGACAGTATGAATACCGAAGTGAAAAGCGGTTTGAAAGAAGGCGACAAGGTGGTGATGTCGGAAATGAGCGCGGCGGAGCAGGCTGAAGCGGCGCAACGCGCCATGCAGGGTCCGCCGAGATAA
- a CDS encoding cold-shock protein, with translation MRHYGTIIRWNDNRRFGAIREENMGKEIFAPLSAFTTLPHPPAEGQRVSFEIIKGRRGRDEAENICFASDCIGEADFFAPEPEPFKAAFSKLLWIIPVIALFAAGGWFGWNYWQEYRRQVQEATAAAPVTMVSEVAEKMKAERKAWKDAASGRTAFKHGSTASTGSAATTDTTTAFKCDGRQHCSQMNSLEEAEFFIKNCPNTKMDGDHDGIPCENDSRWH, from the coding sequence ATGCGTCATTACGGAACCATCATCCGCTGGAACGACAATCGGAGGTTCGGAGCCATCCGGGAAGAAAACATGGGCAAAGAAATATTCGCCCCGCTCTCCGCCTTCACCACGCTGCCGCACCCGCCCGCCGAAGGTCAGCGTGTATCGTTTGAAATTATCAAAGGCAGACGCGGGCGCGACGAAGCGGAAAACATCTGCTTCGCTTCCGACTGCATCGGCGAAGCCGACTTTTTCGCCCCCGAGCCCGAGCCTTTTAAAGCAGCCTTTTCCAAACTCCTGTGGATCATCCCCGTCATTGCCCTCTTTGCCGCAGGCGGATGGTTCGGCTGGAACTATTGGCAGGAATACCGCCGTCAGGTACAGGAAGCAACAGCGGCTGCACCGGTTACAATGGTGTCCGAAGTTGCCGAAAAGATGAAAGCCGAACGCAAGGCATGGAAAGACGCGGCAAGCGGGCGTACTGCTTTCAAACATGGTTCAACTGCCTCAACCGGCTCCGCTGCCACCACCGACACTACCACTGCATTCAAATGCGACGGTCGTCAGCACTGTTCTCAAATGAATTCTTTGGAAGAGGCGGAATTTTTTATCAAAAACTGCCCAAATACCAAAATGGACGGTGATCATGACGGTATTCCGTGCGAAAACGACAGCCGTTGGCATTAA
- a CDS encoding NAD(P)-dependent oxidoreductase: MNTSPDASILGLGYLGRPLAQKLYENGSRVAAVKRSLTSDDINLPIHLDTLDLNQDSVFQSTNLARDTSFWQHHADKPVWFCLLPPSSLTHYADTVKQWAELARACNVQHLIFTSSTSVYGDKARECDETATPDPKTESARQILAAEQYLLDSGVPNIDILRLGGLYCAERHPVSRLVQKQNIPGGNRPVNIVHRDIAVETLFQTTLHPNGRRIRNIVEPRHPTRRDFYTSEAAKLGLSPPDFAPDDTSSGKIVNTVSADGLSL; this comes from the coding sequence ATGAATACTTCCCCCGACGCATCTATCTTAGGCCTAGGCTACCTCGGCCGTCCTTTGGCGCAGAAACTTTACGAAAACGGCAGCCGCGTCGCCGCCGTCAAGCGCAGCCTGACTTCGGACGATATTAATCTGCCCATACACCTCGACACCCTCGACCTCAATCAAGACAGCGTGTTTCAAAGCACGAACCTTGCCCGCGATACAAGCTTTTGGCAGCACCACGCCGACAAACCCGTTTGGTTCTGCCTTTTGCCTCCATCCTCGCTGACGCATTACGCCGATACCGTCAAACAATGGGCAGAACTTGCCCGAGCGTGCAATGTGCAGCATCTGATTTTCACCAGCAGCACCAGTGTTTACGGCGATAAAGCGCGCGAATGCGACGAAACTGCCACACCCGACCCGAAAACCGAGTCTGCCCGCCAAATCCTCGCCGCCGAACAATACCTGCTCGACAGCGGCGTGCCTAACATCGACATCCTGCGGCTGGGCGGGCTTTATTGCGCCGAACGCCATCCCGTCAGCCGTCTCGTTCAAAAACAAAACATCCCGGGTGGCAACCGGCCCGTCAATATCGTCCACCGCGACATTGCCGTCGAAACCCTGTTTCAGACGACCCTCCATCCAAACGGCAGGCGCATCCGCAACATCGTCGAACCGCGCCACCCGACCCGCCGCGATTTTTATACCTCCGAAGCCGCCAAACTCGGACTTTCGCCGCCCGATTTCGCTCCTGATGACACCAGCAGCGGCAAAATTGTAAATACCGTTTCCGCCGACGGATTAAGCCTGTAA
- a CDS encoding NAD(+) kinase yields the protein MNSPFHNIGIVTRPNTPEIQNTAHTLIHFLQGHGLTVYLDEIGIEERCIYVQDTVGCHIVSKSDLGKHCDLVIVLGGDGTFLSVAREIAPRAVPVIGINQGHLGFLTQIPRENMTGELLPVLEGKYLPEERILIEAALVRDGQTFHRALALNDAVLSRGGAGQMIEFEVFINQEFVYTQRSDGLIVSTPTGSTAYSLAAGGPIMQAGLHAFTLVPICPQSMTNRPIAIPDTSEIEILVTQSGDARVHFDGQSFIDVQNLDRIIIRRYHNPLRILHPTDYQYFRTLRQKLHWGEQLV from the coding sequence ATGAACAGCCCGTTTCACAACATCGGTATCGTAACCCGCCCCAATACCCCCGAAATCCAAAACACCGCCCACACCCTCATCCACTTCCTGCAGGGACACGGCCTCACCGTCTATCTGGACGAAATCGGAATAGAAGAACGCTGCATCTATGTTCAAGACACCGTCGGCTGCCACATCGTCAGCAAATCCGACTTGGGCAAACACTGCGACCTCGTCATCGTCCTCGGCGGCGACGGCACATTCCTCTCCGTCGCCCGCGAAATCGCCCCCCGCGCCGTACCCGTTATCGGCATCAACCAAGGGCATTTAGGCTTCCTCACCCAAATCCCCCGCGAAAACATGACCGGAGAGCTGCTGCCCGTCCTCGAAGGCAAATACCTGCCCGAAGAACGCATCCTCATCGAAGCCGCCCTCGTCCGCGACGGACAAACCTTTCACCGCGCCCTTGCCCTCAACGACGCCGTCCTCTCGCGCGGCGGTGCCGGACAAATGATAGAGTTCGAAGTCTTCATCAACCAAGAATTCGTCTATACCCAACGCTCCGACGGCCTCATCGTCTCCACCCCCACCGGCTCCACCGCCTACTCACTAGCCGCCGGCGGCCCCATCATGCAGGCAGGATTGCACGCCTTCACCCTCGTGCCTATCTGCCCCCAATCCATGACCAACCGCCCCATCGCCATCCCCGATACCTCCGAAATCGAAATCCTCGTTACCCAAAGCGGCGATGCCCGCGTCCATTTCGACGGACAATCCTTTATCGACGTGCAAAACCTCGACCGCATCATCATCCGCCGCTACCACAACCCCCTGCGCATCCTCCATCCTACCGACTACCAATACTTCCGAACCCTGCGCCAAAAACTCCACTGGGGCGAACAGCTCGTATAA
- a CDS encoding type IV pilin protein yields MKNTLQKGFTLVELLIVIVILAILATLAYPSYERFIRKSRLENVRSELLINAHNLERFYAQNRTFENFPVTDLVQNEYFTIQFFNYQNTQKGKENPSASGFLLEAKPNDGYKSKETCSVYLDSDGIFWASSSANSEDCPGYEQIDQK; encoded by the coding sequence ATGAAAAACACATTACAAAAAGGCTTCACGCTGGTCGAGCTGCTCATCGTCATCGTCATCCTCGCCATCCTTGCCACCCTTGCCTATCCGTCCTACGAACGCTTTATCCGTAAAAGCCGTTTGGAGAACGTCCGTTCCGAGCTCCTGATCAATGCCCATAATCTCGAACGCTTCTACGCGCAAAACCGTACGTTTGAGAATTTCCCGGTAACAGACTTGGTTCAAAACGAATACTTCACCATCCAGTTTTTCAACTATCAAAACACCCAAAAAGGGAAAGAGAATCCGTCCGCCTCGGGCTTCCTGCTCGAAGCTAAGCCGAATGACGGATACAAAAGCAAAGAGACCTGCTCCGTCTATCTCGACAGCGACGGTATCTTTTGGGCAAGCAGCTCAGCAAACAGCGAGGATTGCCCCGGATATGAACAAATAGACCAAAAATAA
- a CDS encoding FAD-dependent oxidoreductase, with translation MPILAWNTPPAPAELARVIETHPAPLHLVACLTENRIPDFPFSDAPTELEGRLKNRLDQAVKCLQFNSVNFLENLLPDVHIWLVPPHRADSLHEHFDPIEWQTEAVPQVSPKPVKPWFRRPQATTLPEHALVIGAGIAGAATARKLAEHGVRVTVLEAGKAAQGGSGNRQGLLYAKISPHDTEQTELLLAGYGYTRRLLQDLLPDSDAWGGDGVLHLNFDEAERKRNQALGLQQHHAHLYRSVSADEAAQIAGIDVFSDGLYWPQGVWLNPPAVVRALLNHPLIALHEDTPLSATEYDGANWTAHTPRGSFSATHIIYCMGAHSPNAADANVSALPFRQIRGQTGVAAASSFSTRLRCALSGESYISPSWQGQHCYGATFVLNSNDDAWHPHEEAANRAALQQLNPPLAQSLFEQNSLYSFSDDPFAKPQGHAALRCDSPDHLPVVGALGDIAAMQTAYAKLALDKNYRLDNVPCPYLPNAYINTAHGTRGLATAPVCAAAIAADILGLPQPLSQRLRTALHPNRAVIRAIVRQQSLL, from the coding sequence ATGCCCATCCTCGCTTGGAACACCCCGCCCGCCCCCGCCGAACTTGCCCGCGTGATCGAAACTCATCCTGCGCCGCTGCATCTGGTTGCCTGCCTGACCGAAAACCGCATTCCCGATTTTCCTTTTTCCGATGCACCGACCGAGCTAGAAGGCCGTTTGAAAAACCGCCTAGACCAAGCCGTGAAATGCCTTCAGTTCAACAGCGTCAACTTTCTGGAAAACCTGTTGCCCGACGTACATATCTGGCTTGTCCCGCCGCACCGCGCCGACAGCCTGCACGAACATTTCGACCCTATCGAATGGCAGACCGAAGCCGTGCCGCAAGTCTCACCCAAGCCCGTCAAACCTTGGTTCAGACGACCCCAAGCCACCACTCTGCCCGAACACGCGCTGGTTATCGGCGCAGGCATAGCCGGTGCCGCGACCGCGCGCAAGCTGGCGGAACACGGCGTGCGCGTTACCGTTTTGGAAGCGGGCAAAGCGGCGCAAGGCGGCAGCGGCAACCGCCAAGGGCTGCTCTACGCCAAAATCTCGCCGCACGACACCGAGCAGACCGAACTGCTGCTGGCAGGCTACGGCTACACCCGCCGCCTGCTGCAAGACCTATTGCCCGATTCCGACGCATGGGGCGGCGACGGCGTGTTGCATCTTAATTTTGACGAAGCTGAACGCAAACGCAATCAGGCATTGGGTTTGCAACAGCATCACGCCCACCTTTACCGCAGCGTGTCCGCCGACGAAGCCGCGCAAATCGCAGGCATAGACGTCTTTTCAGACGGCCTCTACTGGCCGCAGGGCGTATGGCTGAACCCACCCGCCGTCGTCCGCGCCTTGCTGAATCACCCGCTGATTGCGTTGCATGAAGACACGCCCTTATCCGCTACCGAATACGACGGCGCAAACTGGACGGCACACACCCCGCGCGGCAGCTTCAGCGCAACCCACATCATTTACTGCATGGGCGCACACAGCCCGAACGCCGCCGATGCCAACGTCTCCGCCCTACCGTTCCGCCAAATCCGCGGGCAAACCGGCGTAGCGGCGGCAAGCAGTTTTTCCACACGCCTGCGCTGCGCCCTATCCGGTGAAAGCTACATCAGCCCGAGCTGGCAAGGGCAACACTGCTACGGCGCAACCTTCGTCCTCAACAGCAACGACGATGCTTGGCACCCGCACGAAGAAGCCGCCAACCGCGCCGCCCTGCAACAGCTCAACCCGCCATTGGCGCAATCATTGTTTGAGCAAAACTCTCTTTACTCGTTTTCAGACGACCCCTTTGCAAAACCGCAAGGACACGCCGCCCTGCGCTGCGACAGCCCCGACCACCTGCCCGTCGTCGGCGCGCTCGGCGACATCGCTGCCATGCAGACCGCCTACGCCAAACTCGCGTTGGACAAAAATTACCGCCTCGACAACGTCCCCTGCCCCTACCTGCCGAACGCCTACATCAATACCGCACACGGCACGCGCGGACTCGCCACCGCCCCCGTCTGCGCCGCCGCCATTGCCGCCGACATCCTCGGCCTGCCCCAGCCCCTGTCCCAACGCCTGCGCACCGCCCTGCATCCAAACCGCGCCGTCATCCGCGCCATCGTGCGGCAGCAGTCTTTGCTTTGA
- a CDS encoding SCP2 domain-containing protein — protein sequence MSALFPVINHLIQQNPEHQQDLSRLSGKTLSLNLAGFGLTGRINHDGFLETADQPADTLITFHQSAIRKILTGQEPGVGDISLEGDLMLGMTVLPILGSLRYYASDDLARIFGDSLAGSISERAANIGQTVKKIGQSIAEQISDFSREPESPVIDATTLSAWMEEVDKLRDDVARLNERLDRLERDIWID from the coding sequence ATGTCCGCCCTATTTCCCGTTATCAACCACCTGATACAGCAAAATCCGGAACATCAACAAGACCTGTCCCGCCTGTCAGGTAAAACCCTGAGCCTCAACCTCGCCGGATTCGGACTGACCGGACGCATCAATCACGACGGCTTCCTCGAAACCGCCGACCAACCCGCCGACACCCTCATCACCTTCCACCAAAGCGCCATCCGCAAAATCCTAACCGGACAAGAACCTGGTGTCGGCGACATCAGCCTCGAAGGCGACCTCATGCTCGGCATGACCGTCCTGCCCATACTCGGCAGCCTGCGCTACTACGCTTCAGACGACCTCGCCCGCATCTTCGGCGACTCACTCGCAGGCAGCATCAGCGAACGCGCCGCAAACATCGGGCAAACCGTCAAAAAAATCGGACAAAGCATAGCCGAGCAAATCAGCGACTTTTCCCGCGAACCCGAATCCCCCGTTATCGACGCCACCACCCTGTCCGCCTGGATGGAAGAAGTGGACAAACTGCGCGACGACGTCGCCCGCCTCAACGAACGCCTCGACCGGCTCGAACGCGATATCTGGATAGACTAA
- a CDS encoding DUF1877 domain-containing protein, giving the protein MDVYATYTAYPQSGIEQIKASTGTPAAVSECSAGKLWDALHFVLTGKGSDDADAANPLSKAIIGNILRQDEEAGEHTGWIDDTEIAEVAQALNQADFAALLDGKTAADFQNNQIYPDIWGDEKAFAETRAELAQRFKELAAFYQTAAEQHCGVVVRIS; this is encoded by the coding sequence ATGGACGTTTACGCAACATACACAGCCTATCCGCAAAGCGGCATCGAACAAATCAAAGCCTCCACCGGCACGCCTGCCGCCGTATCCGAATGCAGCGCAGGCAAACTATGGGACGCGCTGCATTTCGTCCTGACCGGCAAAGGCTCGGACGATGCCGACGCGGCAAACCCGTTGAGCAAAGCCATTATCGGCAACATCCTGCGGCAGGATGAAGAAGCGGGCGAACACACCGGCTGGATCGACGATACTGAAATTGCCGAAGTAGCCCAAGCCCTGAACCAAGCCGACTTCGCCGCGCTGCTCGACGGCAAAACCGCAGCAGATTTTCAAAACAACCAAATCTACCCCGATATTTGGGGCGACGAAAAAGCCTTTGCCGAAACCCGCGCGGAATTGGCGCAGCGGTTTAAAGAACTCGCCGCGTTCTACCAAACCGCCGCCGAACAGCATTGCGGCGTGGTGGTTAGGATTTCATGA
- the gloB gene encoding hydroxyacylglutathione hydrolase, whose translation MKITPVQALNDNYIWMIQDGNHAACVDPSDATPVLVFLVRNRLMLAQTWVTHLHHDHIGGVQSLKNGFMESPVYGEADIDVATHTVTAGTQFPFGNGLVTVWATPGHTDRHVSYLLENAEGLHVFCGDTLFSAGCGRVFTGTIEELYDSFQRFNQLPEDTLFYPAHEYTAANLRFAEFIEPENPDIQAALRAAEHTPTLPVTLAHERKINPFLRVDLPQVRERVEELVGKQLDSGLEVFAALRELKNRF comes from the coding sequence ATGAAAATTACACCCGTCCAAGCCCTAAACGACAACTACATTTGGATGATTCAAGACGGCAACCACGCCGCCTGCGTCGATCCGTCCGATGCCACGCCCGTTTTGGTATTCCTCGTCCGCAACCGCCTGATGCTGGCGCAAACGTGGGTTACCCATCTGCATCACGACCATATCGGCGGAGTCCAATCACTCAAAAACGGCTTTATGGAATCGCCTGTGTACGGCGAGGCGGATATCGATGTGGCAACGCATACGGTAACGGCAGGTACGCAGTTTCCCTTCGGCAACGGGCTGGTTACCGTGTGGGCGACGCCCGGCCATACTGACCGCCACGTCAGCTATCTTTTGGAAAACGCCGAAGGTCTGCACGTTTTCTGCGGCGATACCTTATTCTCCGCCGGCTGCGGCAGGGTGTTTACGGGAACGATAGAAGAGTTGTACGACAGTTTCCAAAGATTCAATCAGTTGCCCGAAGACACGCTGTTTTATCCTGCGCATGAATACACCGCCGCCAATCTGCGTTTCGCCGAATTTATCGAACCGGAGAATCCCGATATTCAAGCGGCTTTACGCGCGGCGGAACATACGCCGACCCTGCCCGTAACCCTTGCGCATGAACGCAAAATCAATCCGTTTTTACGGGTCGATTTGCCCCAAGTCCGCGAACGGGTTGAGGAATTGGTAGGGAAGCAACTGGACAGCGGTTTGGAAGTGTTCGCCGCGCTGCGGGAATTGAAAAACCGGTTTTAG
- a CDS encoding glutathione S-transferase: MITLHVLAQSRALRIVWLLELIGAPYQIKTYARHPETLLAPDELKAVHPLGKSPVIDDDGFVLNESGAITDYLIQTYGGGRFMPERGSQDYWHYQRWLHYAEGSLMPLLLLGLVFRKIENAPMPFFIKPVARKISGNVKNGFIEPQAALHLAYVENELNGKDWLVNNRLSGADIMMSYPLQAAADRFGLADYPNIRAYLQRIEKDPAYQTAVQKAGDPLLRLDK; encoded by the coding sequence ATGATTACCCTGCATGTATTGGCACAATCCCGCGCCCTGCGCATCGTCTGGCTGCTCGAACTCATCGGCGCACCGTATCAAATCAAAACCTACGCGCGCCATCCCGAAACCCTGCTGGCACCCGACGAACTCAAAGCCGTACACCCGCTGGGCAAATCCCCCGTTATCGACGACGACGGATTCGTGCTCAACGAAAGCGGCGCGATTACCGACTACCTGATTCAAACCTACGGCGGCGGACGCTTCATGCCCGAACGCGGCAGCCAAGATTACTGGCATTACCAACGCTGGCTGCACTATGCCGAAGGTTCGCTGATGCCCTTGCTTTTGCTCGGGCTGGTGTTCCGCAAAATAGAAAACGCCCCCATGCCGTTTTTCATCAAACCCGTCGCACGCAAAATCAGCGGCAACGTCAAAAACGGCTTTATCGAACCGCAAGCCGCCCTGCATCTTGCCTATGTCGAAAACGAATTAAACGGCAAAGACTGGCTGGTCAACAACCGGCTCAGCGGCGCCGACATCATGATGAGTTACCCGCTGCAAGCCGCCGCCGACCGCTTCGGATTGGCGGACTATCCCAACATCCGCGCCTATTTGCAGCGCATTGAAAAAGACCCCGCCTATCAAACGGCGGTACAGAAAGCAGGCGACCCGCTGCTGCGTTTGGATAAATAA
- a CDS encoding MacB family efflux pump subunit (with MacA is involved in the export of macrolide) — translation MSLIECKNINRYFGSGANRVHVLKDVSLSIEKGDFVAIIGQSGSGKSTLMNILGCLDSATSGSYQIDGIETAKMEPDELAALRRERFGFIFQRYNLLGSLTARDNVALPAVYMGMGGKERSNRAEKLLQDLGLEGKEGNKPSELSGGQQQRVSIARALMNGGEIIFADEPTGALDTASGKNVIEIIQKLHKEGHTVIMVTHDPGIAAIANRIIEIRDGEIISDSSKNPEIPESKIERIKEKSSWLFYYDQFVEAFKMSVQAIMAHKMRSLLTMLGIIIGIASVVSVVALGNGSEKKILADISAMGTNTISIFPGRGFGDRRSGRIKTLTIDDAKVIAKQSYVASATPQTNSSGTLTYRNTDLSASLYGVGEQYFDVRGLKLESGRLFDEGDVKEDAQVVVIDQNTKNKLFGEDTDPLGKTILFRKRPLTVIGVMQKEENSFGNADVLMLWSPYTTVMHQITGESHTNSITVKIKDDANTQVAEKGLTELLKTRHGTEDFFMNNSDSIKQMVESTTGTMKLLISSIALISLVVGGIGVMNIMLVSVTERTKEIGVRMAIGARRNNILQQFLIEAVLICIIGGLVGVGLSTAISLVFNHFVTEFPMEISIGSVIGAVVCSTAIGVAFGFMPANKASKLNPIDALSKD, via the coding sequence ATGAGCTTAATCGAATGTAAAAACATCAACCGCTACTTCGGCAGCGGCGCGAACCGCGTTCATGTTTTGAAAGATGTCAGCCTGTCGATAGAGAAGGGCGATTTTGTCGCCATCATCGGGCAATCCGGTTCGGGCAAATCCACGCTGATGAACATCCTCGGCTGTTTGGATAGCGCGACTTCGGGTTCGTATCAAATCGACGGCATCGAAACTGCCAAAATGGAGCCGGACGAATTGGCAGCATTGCGGCGCGAACGCTTCGGCTTTATTTTCCAACGCTACAACCTTTTGGGTTCGCTGACGGCGCGGGACAACGTCGCCCTGCCTGCCGTGTATATGGGCATGGGCGGCAAAGAGCGTTCTAATCGTGCGGAGAAACTGTTGCAGGATTTGGGTTTGGAAGGCAAAGAAGGCAACAAGCCCAGCGAACTTTCCGGCGGTCAGCAGCAGCGCGTCTCCATCGCCCGCGCCCTGATGAACGGCGGCGAAATCATCTTCGCCGACGAACCGACCGGCGCGCTCGATACCGCCAGCGGCAAAAACGTAATCGAAATCATCCAAAAGCTGCATAAAGAAGGGCATACCGTGATTATGGTTACGCACGATCCCGGTATCGCCGCCATCGCCAACCGCATCATCGAAATCCGCGACGGCGAAATCATCTCCGACAGTTCAAAAAATCCCGAAATCCCCGAAAGCAAAATAGAACGCATCAAAGAAAAATCTTCGTGGCTGTTTTATTACGACCAATTCGTCGAAGCCTTCAAAATGTCGGTGCAGGCGATTATGGCGCACAAAATGCGCTCGCTCCTGACCATGCTCGGCATCATCATCGGCATCGCCTCGGTCGTGTCCGTCGTCGCTTTGGGCAACGGTTCTGAGAAAAAAATCCTCGCAGACATCAGCGCGATGGGGACGAACACCATCAGCATCTTCCCCGGGCGCGGCTTCGGCGACAGGCGCAGCGGCAGGATTAAAACCTTGACCATTGACGACGCCAAAGTCATCGCCAAACAAAGCTACGTTGCTTCCGCCACCCCGCAGACCAATTCCAGCGGCACGCTGACCTATCGCAACACCGACTTATCCGCCTCGCTTTACGGCGTGGGCGAACAATATTTTGACGTGCGCGGGCTGAAGCTGGAATCAGGTCGCCTGTTTGACGAGGGCGATGTGAAAGAAGACGCGCAAGTCGTCGTGATTGACCAAAACACCAAAAACAAACTTTTTGGTGAAGACACCGATCCTTTGGGTAAAACAATTCTTTTCAGAAAACGCCCGCTGACCGTCATCGGCGTGATGCAAAAAGAAGAAAACTCCTTCGGTAACGCCGACGTATTGATGCTCTGGTCGCCCTATACGACCGTGATGCACCAAATTACCGGCGAGAGCCACACCAACTCGATTACCGTCAAAATCAAAGACGACGCCAACACCCAAGTCGCCGAAAAAGGGCTGACCGAGCTGCTCAAAACGCGGCACGGTACGGAAGACTTTTTCATGAACAACAGCGACAGCATCAAGCAGATGGTTGAAAGCACCACCGGCACGATGAAACTGCTGATTTCCTCCATCGCCTTGATTTCGTTGGTGGTTGGCGGTATCGGCGTGATGAACATCATGCTGGTGTCGGTTACCGAGCGCACCAAAGAAATCGGCGTGCGCATGGCGATTGGCGCGCGGCGAAACAACATCCTGCAACAATTCCTGATTGAAGCGGTCTTAATCTGTATTATCGGCGGTTTGGTCGGAGTAGGGCTGTCCACGGCCATCAGCCTCGTGTTCAACCATTTCGTCACCGAATTTCCGATGGAAATTTCCATCGGCTCCGTCATCGGCGCGGTCGTCTGCTCGACAGCCATCGGCGTGGCGTTCGGTTTTATGCCCGCCAACAAAGCCTCCAAACTCAACCCGATTGATGCCTTGTCTAAGGATTAA